In Gammaproteobacteria bacterium, the genomic window GCCCATTTTGTAATAGGCTACCCCGAGCGCATACATAGCACCGGTATCATGGCTGTCTATCGCCAGGGCCTGCTCCAGGTAAATAACCGCAGATTCGAGGTCCTTTAGCATCAGGTGCGCCGAGCCCTGGAAATACCTGGCTTTCGCTCCCTGGGGGACGTCGGAAGGAATTTGCTCCAGCGACTTGAGTGCTTCCTGGTATTGCTTGTTGTTAAAGCTGGTGATGCCCGTTTGCAACAGCGTGTCCCATTTTGCGGACTGATCCGGTTGCAAAACAAAAAACCAGAGCAGGCCCGACAGGATCAACACAATAGTCGCGGTTGATCCGAGGACAATTTTCTGTTTGTTGGTCATTACTACTCCAGGTAGACGCCGATGCAATCACCCCCGCCGTTAGTGCGGAGATCATTGATATTGATAATGATTCAAGCGGGTATGAAAAATCTTTTCCTGCGAAAAGTCAACGTGGTCAGCCGTACGTCCCCGAACCCGGCTACAACTACTTTTTCTTCGCATATTTCTGCGCGTGGGGCAGAAATTGCAAAAATAGCCGCGGCGATTCACTGGATTGGTCCAGTCTTTCGGTGTGGTCGAACAGGTGAATCGAAAACTGGGTTAGCCGATTGAACTGGACATCCCAGGCGCCGCCGCCCGCGGTAACCCGCTTTCTGCGCAACTCCACGGTCCAGAAACCGTTTTCCCAGTGCCCCTTGGCATGCACATCGGCGGCATTGCCTTGCAGCTCAAAGGGCTCGTATTGCGGTGCATATTTTACCTGGCTGGATGGAGGAGACAGACGGCGGCTGGGCGCTGTCGCGTCGCGGGTACCATCGAGCCTATGGCCGAAATACACGGTGTCCATTATCGGCCAACGCATATACTGCCGGTCCAGTTCATACCAGGAATTGTGCAAGTTGCCATCTTTGCGATCGGTAAACCGGAGATTCCATTCATCCTTTTTGTTTCTGCTCGCATAGGGCGTATTGCCGGGCAACTTTGCATCCTTGACCGATCCGCTCAAATCCAGCGCCCGGGCAACCGGATCTGTCCTGCCAGCCATCCAGTGCCAGGCATCAAAATCAAAAGCGTAGCCGGAAAGGAAAGACGGAAACCATTCGCAGCCGGCTTCAAAACTCAGCAGCAGGGAATCCTCAACCTGTGGCCCGGAAATGTATTTTTTCGACTTGCCGTCCCATACCCACGGATGGTGCAGGCGATCTTCACTGGCGTCGGCCCAACGAACGCGCATATACACATCCTGGTCGGTATACAGGGCCTTGATCCGGGCGGAATTGACACGGCCGAACGACAGCGGCACGGTGACCTCTTCGGCCTGCGCCCAGGCGGCTTCATTGTCGATTCCGTCCAGTTTAAAGTTGCCGGACGCGGTATAGCTAACCGGAATCCTGATGCCCTGCTTGAAGTCATCCGGCTGCCAGCGATTATCGCTGACCTGCACCTTGAGAATGCCGCCGCTGAGGGTCGAGCGTTTGACTTCTGCCTGGGCGTTAGCCGCAAATAGCAGGCCCGCGGCCAAGGACAGGGCGATAAATTTCTTGTCATAGTGTCGCATAGCCATTCCCCTAAAAGTTACCGCCGCCATGCATATGGCCACTCTGGCAACCGAGCCCGTTATTGGTGTCATGGCTTGGCTCGTGGCAGAAGGTACACCAGGCACCCCAGCCGAACTGCTCCTGCTCGCCCTGGGCGTTCAGCGGGAAGGTGTAGGTCGTGCCGCTTACTCCCTGCCAGGCGTTTACGCCACCCACTTGCATCTGCTGTCCCGCTACCGTGATCGATGTGCGCAAATTATAGATATTGCCGGAGCCGTGTGGACTGTGGCACAGCGTGCAGTTCATTGCCGCATAAGCCCCGGTCGGTTGCTTGCCAGCATCATAATCAGCCTGGGTTGCCCAAGGCACTTTCAGGAAACCGCGGGATTGAGAGCTGTTGCCCGTCAGGTTTCCGTGCTGATCCCTGGTGGCGAAAGTATCAGCAATATTGAGCATGGTTGAGCCCGGCGGAAAGAGCACGCCCGGAGGCGGGGTACCGTCATGGCAGGTGAGGCAAAACTGGACGTAATCCGGCTCGGTACAGGTTCCGGGCGGCGGACATATGGCCGATCCAACGGGATTGGTCGGGTCCCAATCCGTTCCCGGGGTACTGGAATAGGTAAAACTGGGCATATCCCCGGTATACGAGTTCAACGGGCTGTAGTCACGCAGCGGTCCTCCCGTACCCGGATTTTTCGGGCGCATGGCAGCGTTGGCGGCATGGGGATCATGGCAATCCTTGCAGCTGAGCGTTGCGCCTGAGAAAGCTTGATCCGCAGGCTGGACATCGTGTTTTTTATTTACCGTACCGTAGTCACTGCCACCGATGTACTCTTGCGGGGTCCCCGAATTGAACTGGGCGAGGACGTTTATCGAGCTTGGCCCATCGGCATCATGGCAAACCAAACAGAATTCGGCGATTGACACGGCGGGACCGCCGGCCGGCGCCAGCAACCTGACTTGCTCGGAGCCGTGGCCGCTGCCATGACAGCCGCCTACGCCATCGCCAAGACAGGTGACCGGCGAAGACGGGAAGGATGCTGAGGGCCGGTTATGTGACGCGTTGGCCCAGGCAACAGGATCGATAATCGGGGGGGCGCCACTGCCGGTAAACGGCGATGTCGCAGTCTGGTCGCTGCCACTGGCAGGCAGGCTACCCGCGTTACCATCGGCATGGCAGCTTAAGCAATGTGGTGCCAGCGATTCCTGGTATGTACTGGTGGTCGAGGTGCCTGGATTCAGCTGCGCGTAACTGGTCACGCCATCATCAAGATTTTTCACTCTCACAGTGCCGGTTTGATGGGTAATCTGGTCATGGCAGACCTGGCAATCGGCCTGGGTGACTACCCCGGAGCCGCCGGTGATATGGCTGCTGAGACCATTGAACTTGGTGGTGATGATCGGCCGTGGGATGGCTCCCTGCTGAGACGAGTGACACGCGGTGCAGTCACCCGCACCCTGGAATTGATTGTTGTGCTGGTGGCAGTTTGAGCAATGCGTATCCGCCGGACCGCAATTACCGCCGCCACCATCATGACACTGATCCGACAATGATACGGACGGGTTGTTGGTATGGTTCTTGGTCAGGGTGTGGCACACCTGGCAAAATCCTCTCGCCTGGTTCGGAGCAGGAGGATTAATGGCATCAACACCACCCTCAATTGCTCGATCAGGGTTATTGGCGGCCACAGGCCCGCCAGGGTACGTCTCGCCCCGCTTGGGCTGGTCGGTATGCAGGAACGCCGGTGTGACCGCGTTGGGCACATATTTGTTCACGTTAGCGCGCAGGTAACTCTTGTTTTGTTGCGTTACGCCTGTCACCGAGTGTGTGCTTACCGTTGTATTGCTTCCTCCTGGATTGTGCAAATCATGGCAAAAGCCGCAATCCACATAGGCAATCGCCGAATTCTTGGTGGGCGTGAGGTGATTGTCGAATTCGAGCTTGGCTGACGCCGGTCCGGTTGGATTATGGCAGGTCTCGCACGTCACCTTCAGCTCTGCGTCACGTGGAAAGAATCCGACATGGCCATTATGACAATCATTGCAAATGAGGCCATTTTCCATGTTGTGGACAAGCACATTCGTGGTCGCCTGGCTGGCTTCTGCCGGGTTTGGCACGTAGGCGATGCTCGCACCGCTGCCGGTATATTCATAGATCGCGACTGTATAATTCGTCAGCTGCGCCAGACCCGTAACCAGCACGCTGTTGCTTGAACCCTGGTAAACCACGAAATTCTGGGAACCGGCCGGTGGCAGTTCCGGGGCCAGCGTGTAGTCAGGGTTGGCCGTGGCCGTGTAATCGTTGCCATCGAGCGGATCGGTTGCGATGGTGAGTGCCGGCCGCAATACGACGATGCTGCCGTCACCGGATCCACGCGTCCAGGAGATGCGCATTGAGGTCGCAGCGACCTGCGGGAAGGTGACATTGGAGGCTTGCACGATGCCGCCGGCTGTAGCCAAAAAGGAACTTTCCGCGGAGTAGCCGGTACCGCTGGAATTGCTTGCCCAGGCGCGGAAATAGATGGTGGCGCCAGTAGGCAGGCCCGTTACCCCCACGGTGAATATACCGGTAGTGGTTCCCCCTTCCGGTACGCTGTTCGGGTAGGGACCACCCGGCGACGTGCCCCATTCCACACCGCGGTTGGTGATAACTGATCCGCCATTTGAGGTGACGTTGCCACCCAGCGTTGCGCTTGTGTCCGTTACGCTGGCAAAAGTCGGAGCGGTTACGGTCGGTAGGCCGGCCGTGGTCGACTGGCTGCTGGTGCCCGGCGCGGTTTGCCGGTAATTGATACCCGTTTGACCCGTTCCAGCACCGGCAGAATAGAACACGGCGACATTATACAGCGTCGCGGCACCCAGTCCGGTGACGATAACGCTGGTTGCCCCTGTGCCACGGTAAACCACGAACTCGGAAGCGCCGATATCGGCACCGCTTCCGTAAGTACTATTGAATACGTGTTCTGTACCGTCGGTCGGCGTGGCCGTTATCGCGTTGGTACTGACAACTACCAGGGCGCCATTACCGTCACCGGCGGGATTGGCCGGCCAGTTAATACGAAAACCGGTTTCGCTGACACTGTCGATGGTGACCGAAGCCGGCGAGTTGGCCGGTTCGGTGTAGAAGCTGTTGTCCGGACCATAGTCGGTGCCCGTACCATTGGTTGCGTAGGCGCGGAAATA contains:
- a CDS encoding tetratricopeptide repeat protein, which gives rise to MTNKQKIVLGSTATIVLILSGLLWFFVLQPDQSAKWDTLLQTGITSFNNKQYQEALKSLEQIPSDVPQGAKARYFQGSAHLMLKDLESAVIYLEQALAIDSHDTGAMYALGVAYYKMGNIKLAKSHFASVLKLNPNDEQAKGLLDIMARLERYAAENQGDVPAKAGNPHQPGHQSEKTSAANDNNSKAH